The DNA segment AACCCACCGTTCGTGCCGTCCTCACCGACGACGCTGCTGGGCTACATCGCGGCGCAGACCGAACGCCTCATCCTGTCCACCTCCACGACGCTGATCACCACCAACGATCCGGTGAAGATCGCCGAGGACTTCAGCGTGCTGCAACACCTGAGCGGCGGGCGCTGCGATGTGATGCTGGGCCGCGGCAACACCGGGCCGGTCTACCCCTGGTTCGGCCAAGACATCCGCAAGGCGGTCCCGCTGACCGTCGAGCACTACGGACTGCTGCGACGGCTGTGGCGGGAGAAAGTGGTCGACTGGAGCGGTCAGTTCCGCTCCCCGCTCCAGGGCTTCACGCTGGCGCCCCAACCGCTCGACGGGGTGCCGCCGTTCGTGTGGCACGGATCGATCCGCACACCGGAGATCGCCGAACTCGCCGCCTTCCACGGCGACGGGTTCTTCGCCAACCACATCTTCTGGCCCGCCTCCCACACCAAACGCCTGGTTCAGCTGTACCGCCAGCGGTTCGAGCACTACGGACACGGCAGTGCCGACCAGGCGATCGTCGGCCTCGGCGGGCAGGTGTTCATGCGCCGCAACAGCCAGGACGCCGTCGACGAGTTCCGGCCCTACTTCAACAAGGCACCCGTGTACGGGTACGGCCCCACACTCGAGGAATTCACCTCGCAAACTCCGCTGACCGTAGGATCACCGCAGCAGGTGATCGACAAGACGCTCGGCTTCCGTGAGTACGCCGGTGACTACCAGCGGCAGCTATTCCTGATCGACCACGCCGGTCTGCCGCTCAAGACGGTGCTGGAACAGCTCGACCTGCTGGGCGAGGAGGTTCTTCCCGTGTTGCGCAGGGAGTTCCGAGTCGGCAGACCCGACCACGTGCCCGATGCGCCGACCCACCAATCGCTGGTGGCGGCGGCGCGGGAGCAGACACCGTGACGCGCCTGGCCGTGATCAGCGGCGGGTTACGGCAGCCGTCGTCGACCCGGATCCTCGCCGACCGGCTCACCGCCGCCGTGGAATCCGAACTGACACAGCGCAACACCACGGTGACCACCTCGGTGATCGAACTTCGTCCACTGGCCCGGTCGATCACCGACACCATGCTCACCGGGGTGGCCGCCGAGGAGCTGGAAGCCGCCTTCGCCACGCTCGCCGACGCCGACGGGGTGATCGCCGTGACACCGGCGTTCAACGCGTCCATCAGTGGCTGTTCAAGTCGTTCTTCGACGTGCTGCCCCAGGAGACGCTCTCCGAGATGCCGATGCTCA comes from the Mycolicibacterium litorale genome and includes:
- a CDS encoding CE1758 family FMN-dependent luciferase-like monooxygenase; its protein translation is MQFGIFTVGDVTPDPTTGTTPTENERIRATVAIAKKAEEVGLDVFATGEHHNPPFVPSSPTTLLGYIAAQTERLILSTSTTLITTNDPVKIAEDFSVLQHLSGGRCDVMLGRGNTGPVYPWFGQDIRKAVPLTVEHYGLLRRLWREKVVDWSGQFRSPLQGFTLAPQPLDGVPPFVWHGSIRTPEIAELAAFHGDGFFANHIFWPASHTKRLVQLYRQRFEHYGHGSADQAIVGLGGQVFMRRNSQDAVDEFRPYFNKAPVYGYGPTLEEFTSQTPLTVGSPQQVIDKTLGFREYAGDYQRQLFLIDHAGLPLKTVLEQLDLLGEEVLPVLRREFRVGRPDHVPDAPTHQSLVAAAREQTP